Proteins encoded within one genomic window of Methanolacinia paynteri:
- a CDS encoding SpoIIAA family protein, whose product MLKILERSHGNFIGIEASGEISENDISEITPQLDELIERYGKISWLFVIKTGRYETVRAFYEDISWLLKNLKHFDRMAIVGETKAEEILVKADGLLFGEKYFDISAIDEAWKYIEGIED is encoded by the coding sequence ATGCTGAAAATTCTTGAAAGAAGCCATGGAAATTTTATCGGGATTGAAGCTTCAGGCGAGATTAGTGAGAACGATATCAGTGAGATAACCCCGCAGCTCGACGAACTTATAGAAAGATACGGGAAAATCAGCTGGCTTTTTGTAATCAAAACCGGCAGGTATGAGACGGTCCGGGCATTTTACGAGGACATTTCCTGGCTGTTAAAAAATCTGAAGCACTTCGACAGGATGGCGATAGTCGGAGAGACGAAGGCCGAAGAGATACTGGTAAAGGCTGACGGGCTTCTCTTTGGTGAAAAGTACTTCGATATATCCGCAATTGACGAAGCCTGGAAATACATCGAAGGAATTGAGGACTAA
- a CDS encoding SLC13 family permease, with translation MRLKIWQIMAGGALAVLFTGGISPVAALASINPDVMIFLFGTFVVGESLSESGVLVRASDKIFRNTENPSAIVLLLVFCAGILSALMMNDTVAIIGTPFILSLAFRTRLSPEMLLMALAFSVTTGSVMSPVGNPQNLLIAMESGIDNPFMVFAAYLALPTVISLFLAFAAIRIFFRDEFGKSCSFKVDECSIDKPQERIALLGFLTLTGLIMIRIAAGFLGSGSLFPLTTIALAAAIPVIVLSKKRVEILKKIDWQTLVFFAAMFVLMQSVWDTGIPADLAEGAPGIFSSVPLVMSLGILASQLISNVPFTALFLPMITATGAPENVMMALAAGSTLAGNLLIFGAASNIIIIQNAEKTGHTIGFLKFAAVGVPLTIVQTAVYLVFLGGF, from the coding sequence GTGCGGCTGAAAATATGGCAGATCATGGCCGGAGGAGCGCTGGCAGTGCTTTTTACAGGCGGGATCTCCCCGGTGGCAGCTTTAGCGTCGATTAACCCCGACGTGATGATCTTTTTATTCGGCACTTTCGTGGTCGGAGAATCCCTTTCCGAAAGCGGCGTGCTCGTCAGGGCCTCGGATAAAATATTCAGGAACACGGAAAACCCTTCTGCGATCGTCCTCCTCCTGGTATTCTGTGCCGGAATCCTCTCGGCGCTGATGATGAACGATACCGTTGCGATCATCGGAACGCCGTTCATCCTCTCGCTGGCGTTCAGGACACGGCTTTCGCCCGAGATGCTCCTTATGGCCCTTGCTTTTTCGGTCACCACCGGGAGTGTAATGAGCCCGGTCGGAAATCCACAGAACCTGCTTATTGCGATGGAATCGGGGATCGATAACCCTTTCATGGTCTTCGCCGCATATTTGGCGCTGCCTACGGTGATCTCACTCTTCCTGGCTTTTGCAGCAATAAGGATCTTCTTCAGGGACGAATTCGGTAAATCCTGCTCTTTTAAGGTTGACGAATGCTCCATTGACAAACCACAGGAAAGAATCGCCCTGCTCGGGTTCTTAACCCTTACAGGGCTTATCATGATCCGTATCGCCGCCGGCTTCCTTGGCTCCGGATCGCTCTTTCCTCTGACTACAATCGCACTTGCGGCTGCAATCCCGGTGATCGTTCTTTCGAAGAAGAGGGTGGAAATTCTGAAGAAGATCGACTGGCAGACCCTCGTCTTCTTTGCGGCTATGTTCGTCCTGATGCAGAGCGTATGGGACACCGGGATACCTGCAGACCTTGCTGAAGGTGCACCGGGGATCTTCTCGTCGGTGCCGCTCGTAATGTCGCTCGGGATTCTGGCATCCCAGCTGATATCGAACGTTCCGTTCACCGCCCTCTTCCTCCCGATGATTACGGCTACAGGGGCCCCGGAGAACGTCATGATGGCCCTTGCCGCCGGGAGCACGCTTGCCGGAAACCTGCTCATCTTCGGGGCGGCGAGCAATATAATAATCATACAAAACGCCGAGAAGACAGGACATACGATCGGTTTTCTGAAGTTCGCCGCCGTCGGTGTCCCCCTGACGATCGTGCAGACGGCGGTTTATCTCGTTTTTCTCGGGGGATTTTAA
- a CDS encoding tyrosine--tRNA ligase produces the protein MDSFELAIRNTVEVVTEDELRAVMAQPERSVYAGYEPSGEIHLGHLVTINKLMDLRDAGFKVVVLLANLHAFLNQKGTMDEVRELSDYNRRCFEAVGLKGKGVEFVLGTDVQLTPEYELNVLRLSQAITLNRAKRSMDEVGRNMDAPRVSQMVYPIMQMVDIHTLGVDMALGGIDQRKIHMLAREYLPTIGAKAPLCMHTPILNGLNGKKMSSSEGNYISVADSEDEIRKKMKKAFCPPEIEENPVLQTLKYHVFPRMGTVTLTRPEKFGGDREFASYEECEAAYAAGEIHPADLKGMTTEGLIEVLAPAREYMNE, from the coding sequence ATGGACTCATTCGAGCTTGCAATAAGAAATACAGTAGAGGTCGTAACCGAAGACGAACTCCGGGCAGTGATGGCACAGCCCGAAAGAAGTGTCTATGCCGGATACGAGCCCTCGGGCGAGATCCACCTCGGCCATCTCGTCACAATAAACAAACTAATGGACCTGAGGGATGCCGGGTTCAAGGTCGTCGTTCTCCTCGCAAATCTCCATGCATTTTTGAACCAGAAGGGGACGATGGACGAGGTCAGGGAGCTTTCCGACTACAACCGCCGGTGCTTCGAGGCAGTCGGTCTCAAGGGAAAGGGGGTCGAATTCGTCCTCGGGACCGACGTTCAGCTCACGCCCGAATACGAGCTTAACGTCCTCAGGCTTTCGCAGGCGATAACGCTCAATCGTGCGAAGAGGAGCATGGACGAGGTCGGAAGGAACATGGACGCACCCCGCGTCTCCCAGATGGTATACCCGATCATGCAGATGGTCGATATCCACACGCTCGGAGTCGATATGGCGCTCGGCGGAATCGACCAGAGAAAGATCCACATGCTCGCAAGGGAGTATCTCCCCACGATCGGCGCAAAGGCTCCGCTCTGCATGCACACACCTATCCTGAACGGTCTTAACGGGAAGAAGATGTCGTCGTCCGAAGGAAACTACATCTCTGTCGCCGACTCCGAGGATGAGATCAGGAAGAAGATGAAGAAGGCGTTCTGCCCGCCGGAGATCGAGGAGAACCCCGTGCTCCAGACTCTCAAATACCATGTCTTCCCGAGGATGGGCACAGTCACCCTGACGAGACCGGAGAAGTTCGGAGGCGACCGTGAGTTCGCATCGTACGAGGAGTGCGAAGCCGCATATGCCGCAGGAGAGATCCACCCCGCCGACCTCAAGGGCATGACGACAGAAGGTCTCATCGAGGTCCTCGCCCCCGCAAGGGAATACATGAACGAATGA
- a CDS encoding flavodoxin family protein — translation MKILAINGSPKTIGSTTRKLAKMVLDGAEEAGAETEIIDICDFQVTPCTACDGCTLSGECVYNDDVPSVIERMKEADGIILASPVYIDNVSGQMKVFFDRLADAIHYQVLDGKFGCSVVTTHTSGGEEVVSYLNHVLNYLGVISVGGISVATGGDAGELYNKEDEAASLGKKLAEAIASGYSDPAQEAEISENREFFRDIVIENGDFRTEDYERWVKKGWIE, via the coding sequence ATGAAGATCCTTGCAATAAACGGAAGCCCGAAGACAATCGGCAGTACGACGAGAAAGCTTGCAAAGATGGTGCTCGACGGAGCGGAAGAGGCCGGCGCCGAAACAGAGATAATCGACATCTGCGACTTCCAGGTAACACCTTGCACGGCCTGCGACGGGTGCACCCTCTCGGGAGAGTGCGTCTACAACGATGATGTCCCGTCCGTAATCGAAAGGATGAAGGAGGCCGACGGAATCATATTAGCATCCCCCGTCTATATCGACAACGTATCCGGGCAGATGAAGGTCTTCTTCGACCGCCTTGCCGATGCGATACACTACCAGGTCCTTGACGGAAAGTTCGGGTGTTCGGTCGTGACAACCCATACGTCCGGCGGGGAAGAGGTAGTTTCGTACCTGAACCACGTCCTCAACTACCTCGGCGTAATCTCGGTCGGCGGGATCAGCGTCGCAACCGGTGGAGATGCGGGGGAGCTCTACAATAAAGAGGACGAAGCCGCTTCTCTCGGGAAAAAGCTGGCCGAAGCGATAGCATCAGGATACTCCGATCCCGCACAGGAGGCCGAAATCTCCGAAAACCGCGAGTTCTTCAGGGATATCGTTATCGAAAACGGCGATTTCCGTACCGAAGATTACGAACGGTGGGTCAAAAAAGGCTGGATAGAATAA
- a CDS encoding HAMP domain-containing protein: MKISIKYKLLAVMLVLSVVPLGVLGMISLQDSNNLSKEIAGEARSIGEISIEESTDALTALGAELMKVKAEDVAKQVEIYIKEHPDMTIADLRNDTEFRSIVVQDVGETGFTTGMDADTLVILFHRNTADEGIDLHDKKDTNPEYYKLLQSGWGYIDTSGYYTWTDENGNVRDKYGYFVVAQAPTADNVFLRIGATVYTDEFSEPSKQTEEKIQEKLDEAEGKISVKTSEMSTQNTVLIITILTILIVTAISFVFAASITKPLHRLRDVADRVSMGDMEDTEIEIANEDEIGDLAESFQRMIVSMKYYMSKANRDSDRDEE, from the coding sequence ATGAAAATTTCAATAAAGTATAAACTCCTCGCGGTGATGCTTGTTCTTTCGGTAGTGCCGCTTGGGGTTCTCGGGATGATATCCCTCCAGGACTCGAACAACCTGAGCAAAGAGATTGCCGGAGAAGCCAGGAGCATCGGTGAGATCTCTATTGAAGAGAGCACGGATGCACTGACGGCTCTTGGTGCCGAACTGATGAAGGTTAAGGCGGAGGACGTTGCGAAACAGGTCGAGATATATATTAAAGAGCACCCGGACATGACGATCGCCGACCTGCGGAACGACACGGAATTCAGGTCGATTGTAGTTCAGGATGTGGGAGAGACCGGGTTTACTACAGGCATGGATGCGGATACCCTTGTAATCCTGTTCCACAGGAACACCGCCGACGAGGGGATCGATCTTCACGATAAAAAGGATACGAACCCTGAATACTACAAGCTCCTGCAGAGCGGCTGGGGATATATCGATACCTCCGGGTATTATACATGGACCGACGAAAACGGCAATGTTAGGGACAAATACGGGTATTTCGTTGTTGCACAGGCTCCGACGGCAGACAACGTCTTTTTGAGAATCGGAGCTACCGTCTACACGGATGAGTTCTCCGAGCCTTCGAAGCAGACCGAAGAGAAGATCCAGGAGAAGCTGGACGAAGCCGAGGGTAAGATCTCGGTGAAGACTTCGGAGATGTCGACCCAGAATACGGTCCTGATAATCACGATCCTGACGATCCTGATTGTTACAGCAATCTCGTTTGTCTTTGCCGCCTCGATTACAAAACCGCTTCACAGGCTTCGTGACGTGGCGGACAGGGTGAGCATGGGCGATATGGAGGATACGGAGATCGAAATCGCAAACGAGGACGAGATCGGGGATCTTGCGGAGTCCTTCCAGAGGATGATCGTGAGCATGAAGTACTACATGTCGAAAGCGAACCGTGATTCGGACCGTGACGAGGAATAA
- a CDS encoding serine protein kinase RIO — protein sequence MKNLDRDKLLEKFDREVEKLGIRLKEADEFKVMENVFDDVTLLALYKLVNKKHISLIGGSISTGKEANVFYGEDWEGKPVAIKIYRIQSASFKTMSEYIAGDPRFSSVRKSRKEIIFTWTKKEYSNLMRAYEAGIRCPKPLYFDRNILIMELMGEGETPYPQLRAVDHDEIDMQAVYDEVMESIDTLFNKANLVHADLSEFNILFDGEHPVIIDMGQAVTPDHPKAIKFLVRDIRNINRFFKRFCNIKDEEEFFKKVVGEHRMTP from the coding sequence GTGAAGAATCTGGACAGGGATAAATTACTCGAGAAATTCGACCGCGAGGTCGAAAAGCTCGGCATCAGGCTGAAGGAGGCAGACGAGTTCAAGGTTATGGAGAACGTCTTCGACGACGTGACCCTTCTTGCGCTATACAAGCTCGTCAACAAGAAACATATCTCTCTTATCGGAGGCTCGATCTCGACCGGAAAGGAGGCAAACGTATTCTACGGCGAGGACTGGGAGGGGAAGCCAGTCGCGATCAAGATCTACAGGATACAGTCGGCAAGCTTCAAGACTATGAGCGAATACATCGCCGGAGATCCACGTTTTTCATCAGTTCGAAAATCAAGGAAGGAGATCATCTTCACCTGGACGAAGAAGGAGTACTCGAATCTCATGAGGGCGTACGAAGCCGGAATCAGGTGCCCGAAACCGCTCTATTTCGACAGGAACATCCTCATCATGGAGCTCATGGGCGAAGGTGAGACCCCATACCCGCAGCTGAGAGCCGTCGATCACGATGAGATCGACATGCAGGCAGTCTACGACGAGGTAATGGAATCGATCGACACGCTCTTCAACAAGGCGAATCTAGTCCATGCCGACCTCTCTGAGTTCAATATCCTCTTCGACGGGGAGCACCCGGTTATAATCGATATGGGGCAGGCAGTCACCCCCGATCACCCGAAGGCTATTAAATTCCTTGTCCGCGACATCCGCAATATAAACCGGTTCTTTAAGAGATTCTGTAATATAAAAGACGAAGAGGAATTCTTCAAAAAGGTCGTCGGCGAGCACAGGATGACGCCCTGA
- a CDS encoding sensor histidine kinase, producing the protein MRQTDEGGIIRPTGIFICERLYESVEPALLKEIFSPFPVEVFPQQCGTGCCSGPVFRNSTGRLFEKYGSFCILTCSCQENSFPGNDLDGRLIETKQGMSLLAPSGLFSGSGEGDSCPVLPSGSLDNEEYLSSARDYCMKDGKITSIVVPDTGSGAVDPEFVHKVEKITGLPVKISRTGLDFFENYLASRLYESAYRTMEKTVERSEAEKNELDRKYSDSLVAMDMLGLLVGLKDEENVIEATIELISTMFSPEQVVYVAVAEGIVTSVSKLKPGVGTESGLDILRGAELPEISEKISRNGFVLPVSVWGEIVGVLSVEGLDTPSDCEGYLSTIRLFLPLCGLAIRNARNYSALEVALKERDDEIELRKKAEEALSKAIKKLVLLSSITRHDILNQIMIANYHLEVAMEDYLELKDQLSPAIKAVDQIKRQIEFTRDYQEMGVSPPAWQSLAPLISECFSVRDYPAGVEVFVNLPPIQILGDPMLGKAFCNIISNAYIHAEGMTRLEISGEQSDNDFVIRIADNGSGVPTDKKVLIFKPGYGRIHGYGLFLVSEIFGITDITIRECGIEGEGAVFEIGIPPGSWRRAGD; encoded by the coding sequence ATGAGGCAGACTGATGAAGGGGGCATTATCCGGCCTACGGGCATATTTATCTGTGAAAGGCTCTATGAATCCGTGGAACCTGCTTTACTGAAAGAGATCTTTTCTCCATTCCCCGTAGAGGTTTTTCCACAGCAATGCGGCACCGGATGTTGCAGTGGTCCGGTCTTCAGGAATTCGACTGGAAGACTCTTTGAAAAGTACGGTTCTTTCTGCATTCTTACATGTTCATGCCAGGAGAATTCTTTTCCCGGGAACGATCTCGACGGAAGGCTGATTGAGACAAAACAGGGTATGAGTCTTCTGGCTCCCTCCGGTCTTTTTTCCGGTTCAGGTGAAGGAGACAGCTGCCCTGTACTTCCGTCCGGATCTTTGGATAATGAGGAATATCTCTCTTCTGCCAGGGATTACTGCATGAAAGACGGGAAAATAACCAGTATAGTCGTCCCGGACACAGGCTCGGGTGCGGTTGATCCTGAGTTCGTTCATAAGGTTGAAAAGATAACCGGTCTTCCGGTAAAGATCTCCAGGACGGGCCTCGATTTCTTTGAAAACTATCTTGCATCCAGGCTGTACGAATCCGCCTACAGGACGATGGAAAAGACGGTAGAGAGATCCGAAGCCGAAAAGAACGAACTTGACAGGAAGTATTCCGATTCCCTTGTGGCTATGGATATGCTCGGACTTCTCGTCGGGCTGAAAGACGAAGAAAACGTAATTGAAGCTACCATAGAGTTGATTTCGACGATGTTCTCACCTGAACAGGTAGTCTACGTTGCAGTTGCGGAAGGCATCGTTACATCGGTATCGAAGCTTAAGCCGGGGGTTGGAACTGAGTCGGGACTGGATATACTCCGCGGGGCAGAGCTGCCGGAGATATCGGAAAAGATCTCAAGGAACGGGTTTGTCCTTCCCGTATCCGTATGGGGTGAGATCGTCGGAGTTCTTTCGGTTGAAGGACTGGACACCCCGTCAGACTGCGAGGGCTACCTGAGCACCATCCGTCTCTTTCTTCCGTTATGCGGCCTTGCGATCAGGAACGCAAGGAATTATTCCGCTCTCGAGGTGGCCCTGAAAGAAAGGGACGATGAGATTGAACTCAGGAAGAAGGCGGAAGAGGCTCTTTCTAAGGCTATTAAAAAACTCGTTCTTCTGTCGAGCATCACGAGGCACGACATACTCAACCAGATAATGATCGCCAATTATCATCTCGAGGTCGCAATGGAGGACTATCTTGAATTAAAAGATCAGCTCTCCCCTGCAATTAAAGCGGTGGACCAGATAAAGAGGCAGATAGAGTTTACACGCGACTACCAGGAGATGGGCGTTTCACCGCCTGCATGGCAGAGCCTTGCCCCGCTGATCTCTGAATGCTTCTCGGTGAGGGACTATCCGGCCGGGGTTGAAGTCTTTGTAAATCTCCCTCCTATCCAGATTTTAGGGGACCCTATGCTTGGAAAGGCGTTCTGCAATATAATCTCTAATGCCTACATCCATGCCGAAGGAATGACCCGGCTGGAAATCTCCGGGGAGCAGTCGGATAACGATTTCGTCATCCGTATAGCAGACAATGGTTCCGGTGTCCCTACGGATAAAAAAGTACTGATATTCAAACCGGGTTACGGCAGAATTCACGGTTACGGCCTCTTCCTTGTCTCTGAAATTTTCGGGATTACCGATATCACGATCAGGGAATGCGGGATCGAAGGGGAAGGGGCGGTATTCGAAATCGGCATTCCGCCGGGATCGTGGAGGCGGGCCGGGGACTGA
- a CDS encoding DUF2202 domain-containing protein has product MNIPIFLNILKYDPGDCKNNIVSAVSIGLIEMSKGFKNAKMAFMVFVLVALIGSCGCMQYGTGNSDNAGTAGYGGYGYGQGGQGGQNVSGYGQVNTGYLAQELASYPLTSLTAEEKEWILYMAEEEKLARDAYLYYYDKWGSQVFSNIANSEQTHMDSMALLTERYGLEDPVTGERGVFTNSSLQAAYNDLVNSGSVSEIDALTNSAYIEELDITDLDKAIAGTDKQDLVLVYSNLRNGSENHLRAFIRNLGVLQPALEPGPVLLPQEEFDRITGS; this is encoded by the coding sequence ATGAATATTCCGATATTTCTGAATATTCTGAAATATGATCCAGGTGACTGCAAAAATAATATAGTCTCTGCCGTCTCTATCGGATTGATCGAGATGTCTAAGGGATTTAAAAATGCAAAAATGGCGTTCATGGTATTCGTCCTAGTAGCGCTTATCGGATCATGCGGCTGTATGCAGTACGGGACAGGGAATTCGGATAACGCCGGGACAGCGGGCTACGGAGGCTACGGGTATGGCCAGGGGGGTCAGGGTGGACAGAACGTAAGCGGTTACGGGCAGGTGAATACGGGATATCTCGCGCAGGAGCTTGCATCCTATCCTCTCACCAGCCTGACAGCCGAAGAGAAGGAGTGGATTCTCTATATGGCCGAGGAAGAGAAGCTTGCAAGGGATGCCTACCTGTACTATTACGACAAGTGGGGGTCTCAGGTCTTTTCAAACATCGCCAACTCCGAACAGACACATATGGATTCAATGGCGCTGTTAACAGAAAGATACGGCTTGGAAGATCCTGTGACCGGTGAAAGGGGTGTTTTTACGAACTCCAGCCTGCAGGCGGCATATAACGATCTTGTAAATTCAGGCTCGGTTTCAGAGATCGACGCCCTGACTAATTCGGCCTATATCGAAGAGCTGGATATCACGGATCTTGACAAAGCGATCGCGGGGACTGACAAACAGGATCTTGTACTTGTGTACAGCAACCTGAGAAACGGATCTGAAAACCACCTTCGTGCATTTATCAGGAACCTTGGTGTTCTCCAGCCGGCACTTGAACCGGGCCCCGTTCTTCTGCCGCAGGAGGAGTTTGACAGGATTACCGGCTCATAA
- the hgcC gene encoding HgcAB-associated protein HgcC, protein MTGYSDSCECCNENERCCIEAVVSVDSRGQIVLPKEIRDRAGIETGDRLVLIGWEKDGEVCCLSLVKTDKITGMVADYLEPMMKNVTGRKNED, encoded by the coding sequence ATGACAGGATATTCTGATTCATGCGAATGCTGCAATGAAAATGAACGATGCTGCATAGAGGCCGTGGTTTCGGTCGATTCAAGAGGACAGATTGTCCTCCCGAAAGAGATTAGAGACCGTGCAGGGATTGAAACCGGCGACCGTCTTGTCCTTATCGGATGGGAGAAGGACGGCGAAGTCTGCTGCCTCTCGCTAGTAAAGACAGATAAGATCACCGGAATGGTTGCCGATTACCTGGAACCCATGATGAAGAATGTCACCGGAAGAAAAAATGAGGACTAA
- a CDS encoding arsenite methyltransferase produces the protein MTEKEIKNLVRENYGKVARQEKNSCGCSPCCCGATQSAEELSMKAGYSGDEISEVPDGANLGLGCGNPVAIASLKEGETILDLGSGPGFDCFLAANRVGKGGRVIGVDMTPDMLKRARENAEKGGYTNLEFRQGEIEDLPLEDCSVDVIISNCVINLSPDKQAVFNEAFRVLSPGGRINVSDIVVTERLPDFIRESGTGYTGCIAGALLKDEYLGCIEKAGFRDIEIVSEAVFPLDQFTSDPVVQDILKDEGITKERLAEIEKTVLSVKVRAYKK, from the coding sequence ATGACCGAAAAAGAAATAAAAAACCTGGTTCGCGAGAACTATGGAAAAGTTGCCCGGCAGGAGAAGAACAGCTGCGGGTGCAGCCCGTGCTGCTGCGGGGCGACGCAGTCGGCCGAAGAGTTGAGCATGAAAGCAGGCTACTCGGGAGACGAAATCTCCGAAGTCCCGGATGGTGCTAATCTCGGCCTCGGGTGCGGAAACCCGGTCGCGATCGCATCCCTGAAAGAGGGTGAGACGATCCTCGACCTCGGCTCCGGGCCGGGATTCGACTGCTTCCTTGCCGCAAACAGGGTCGGGAAGGGCGGCCGTGTTATCGGGGTCGATATGACACCGGACATGCTGAAGCGTGCCCGAGAAAACGCTGAGAAGGGCGGATATACGAATTTAGAGTTCAGGCAGGGCGAGATCGAAGATCTCCCGCTCGAAGACTGCTCTGTCGACGTGATAATATCCAACTGCGTAATCAACCTGTCGCCAGACAAACAGGCGGTATTCAACGAGGCGTTCAGGGTACTTTCTCCCGGGGGAAGAATCAACGTATCCGATATCGTCGTCACAGAGAGGCTTCCTGATTTCATCAGGGAATCCGGGACCGGATATACCGGGTGCATTGCAGGGGCCCTCCTGAAAGATGAGTACCTAGGGTGCATTGAAAAAGCGGGTTTCAGGGATATTGAGATCGTATCCGAAGCTGTCTTTCCTCTTGATCAGTTCACGAGCGATCCTGTCGTACAGGATATTCTCAAAGATGAAGGTATTACAAAAGAACGGCTCGCAGAGATAGAAAAGACAGTTCTGTCGGTTAAGGTTCGGGCCTATAAAAAATAA
- a CDS encoding C45 family autoproteolytic acyltransferase/hydolase: MSGLSGRSGIHIAGSSAIVIIILLAFQVATVAAGEAGDIQISPDGLGYRFEQDGWTYLHTEGSPYERGFQHGYLMAPEIEEIMSSLRYLTYYNTGMEFDFFAESAVEMYLPTIDEEYILEMQGIADGANAAGTNVTFQDILGWNSYKETVGYWWPIVKSGVYAGMEDEMDGCSAFIATGSATEDGDIVIAHTTWTPYERARFFHVISDLNPDTGNSILMQTAPGLIDSSTDFLVTGAGLMITETTISGFNKYETNKTPSFMRLRKAAQYADDLDSFVTIMNTNRSGGFANSWLVGDAKTGEIMRFEQGLKFFNVSKTTDGYFVGANFVEDSRIRNFECSGLDPSEIRGSVGSRMVRFPELMEEYAGEINTENAKTILSDHYDFWQEEEIPSSRTIEGHYELDPIPAYNREPYKPSGSYDGKTANSSMAMNMSFIARWGAPSGIAFDADTYLEEHSQFGYLEGYLDSFPVYSWDVFEAGEKI, encoded by the coding sequence ATGAGCGGATTATCAGGCAGATCCGGAATTCACATTGCAGGATCATCTGCAATTGTTATTATTATTCTTCTGGCATTTCAGGTGGCTACCGTTGCCGCGGGTGAAGCGGGGGATATCCAAATATCGCCCGACGGGCTCGGATACAGGTTCGAGCAGGACGGCTGGACTTATCTTCATACCGAAGGGTCTCCGTACGAAAGAGGTTTCCAGCACGGCTACCTCATGGCGCCCGAGATCGAAGAGATCATGAGCAGTCTCCGTTACCTGACATATTATAATACGGGAATGGAGTTCGACTTCTTCGCAGAAAGTGCAGTTGAGATGTATCTCCCCACTATCGATGAGGAGTATATCCTGGAGATGCAGGGGATAGCTGACGGGGCGAACGCAGCGGGCACGAACGTTACGTTCCAGGACATACTCGGCTGGAACTCCTACAAGGAGACGGTCGGATACTGGTGGCCGATTGTTAAATCGGGCGTTTATGCCGGGATGGAGGACGAGATGGACGGGTGCAGTGCATTCATCGCAACCGGGTCGGCCACCGAAGACGGGGACATCGTAATCGCACATACCACATGGACCCCGTATGAGCGTGCGAGATTCTTCCATGTAATCTCCGACTTAAACCCTGATACCGGAAACTCCATCCTGATGCAGACCGCACCCGGGCTCATAGACAGTTCCACTGATTTCCTCGTAACCGGCGCCGGACTGATGATAACGGAGACTACGATCAGCGGCTTCAACAAATACGAGACAAATAAAACACCCTCTTTCATGAGGCTCAGGAAGGCCGCCCAGTACGCGGACGATCTCGATTCGTTCGTAACGATTATGAACACGAACAGGAGCGGCGGGTTTGCAAACAGCTGGCTGGTCGGCGACGCGAAGACCGGCGAGATAATGAGATTCGAACAGGGCCTCAAATTCTTCAACGTCTCGAAGACGACGGACGGGTACTTTGTAGGGGCGAATTTTGTCGAAGACTCAAGGATCAGAAATTTCGAATGCTCCGGGCTCGACCCGTCAGAGATCAGGGGCAGCGTAGGTTCGAGAATGGTCCGCTTTCCGGAGCTGATGGAGGAGTATGCAGGGGAGATCAATACTGAGAATGCAAAGACGATACTCTCGGATCATTACGACTTCTGGCAGGAGGAAGAAATACCGTCATCAAGAACGATCGAGGGCCACTATGAACTCGACCCCATCCCGGCATACAACCGCGAACCCTACAAGCCTTCAGGCTCCTACGACGGAAAAACGGCCAACAGCAGCATGGCGATGAATATGTCGTTTATCGCCCGGTGGGGTGCACCTTCGGGAATTGCCTTCGATGCGGATACCTACCTCGAAGAACACTCGCAGTTCGGCTACCTTGAAGGGTACCTGGACTCCTTCCCGGTTTATTCGTGGGATGTCTTTGAGGCCGGGGAGAAAATTTAA